GATCTTTCCTTAGTCCGTTCTCATCCAGCAGTTTTCGTGCTGCATTTGCTCTATCAGCACTTAATTCCCAGTTTGAATAACCATGAGTTACATAGGGCCTTGCATCTGTATACCCTTCAATAATTACTTTGTTTGGCAATTTTCCAATTTCCGTAGCCATCATTTTTAAAAGTTTTATTGTCTCAGGTTTTACTTTTGCGCTACCAACATCAAAAAATAAACCTTTAGAATCTTCAATCAGTTCTATTTTCATACCATCTTTACTTACAGAAATTTGCATCTTGTCTATAAACTTTTCAAAAACAGGGGTTGAAGAAACTATGCCCTCAATCTTTTTCCCTTCGGCTGCCAGCATTTCCATTTCCAACTGAGTCTTATCCTTTTTAGCAACTTCAACTTTTGTTGATAAATCCAGTTTTGATGATGTTCCTTCGGATCCGGGAAGGATACCTTTTCCACCGGTAAAAACATTCGGGTTTGTAAAATACATGGAAATAGCTTCTTTTACTGGATTACTCTGGCCGAGTATCCATAAAACAATAAACAATGCCATCATGGCAGTAACAAAATCAGCGTATGCAACTTTCCATGCACCACCATGGGCACCGCCATGTCCTTTTTTCTTTATTACTATCCTGATTGGAGCATTAGATTTTTCATCGCTCATTTTACACCTTTAACATATTCTTCCATTTCCTGAAATGTAGGGCGAAAATCATTTGATATAGCACGTCGTGCAAATTCTACGGCAACAATAGGGTTTAATCCTTTTGCAGCACAGATTAATCCTGATTTTGCCACGTTAAAAATACTTGATTCATCCTGGGTGGACAGTTCTATGTTCGTGGCAAGAGGTTGGATCAAACCATAAGATAAGAAAATGCCAAGGAATGTGCCGACAAGGGCTGCGGCAACTTTTTGTCCGATTATTTCAGGCGGTCCGTTAATTGCCTGCATTGTAATAACGATACCAAGGACTGCAGCAACAATACCCAAACCAGGAAGCGCATCGCCTATTTTCTGCAGTATAGCGCTGGGCTTTAATCCTTCCTCATGGTGCAGTTCAATATCGGCATCCATAATCATCTCAATTTCATATGGGGCTACCCCACCCATAACGACAAGTCTCAGCGTATCTGTTATAAACAGTAAAAGGTGAAACTCGTTTAGAAACGCAATATATTTTGAAAATACAGCACTCTCAGCTGGCCGTTCGACATGTGATTCAAGGGCGATCAGACCCTCCTTTCTTATAATCATGGAAAGCTCATATAATAATTTCAAAAGTTCAAGAAATGTTTGTTTACTTATTTTACTACCCTTTAATGTGCCTATAAGCTTTTTCACTATCAGGCTCAATAATTTTGACGGTGCTGAAATAAGAAGTGCACCTATTGCAGCCCCTCCAATAATAATAAACTCAGAGGGCTGATATAAAACAAGAAGCGGGCCGTGATGCATCACATATCCACCTATTACTGAGCAAAAAACAACTGCTATGCCAATAATTGCAAACATTAATCTCTCCTCACATTCAGCTAAGTTTAACTTCTGTTAGAACATCCTTAAGTTCAATAAATTGATTCTCAATAGTATCAATAAGCGGCTTTATCATTTCAAGATTACTCTGTTTTGCGGCAAGTTCAATATCCTGGGCTGTTTTATTAATGGTTCCTACACAAAAATTTGCAGATGCTCCTTTAATAGAATGTGCACATCTCTGAATTAAGATAATGTCACCTTTTTCAAAACATTCTCTTAGTCTTGATAGCTGGATAGGTGTGTCACTCAAATATACATCCATTATTTCCTTCACAAGTTTTTCATCAATGCCCAGACGTTTCATTAATGCATCCATATCAAAAACAGCATTATTGAATACAGGCATTTTTTCCATATGCTCTTCTTCTTTATTAAAAACCACTTTTTCGATTGCTTCAATAATTTTTTCCGGAAAAACAGGTTTTGATATATAATCGTCCATACCGGCCTTAATGCAGCGCTCTTTATCTCCATACATTGCATCGGCTGTCATGGCAACTATATGGGTATGACGGCCGATGATCTTTTCTTTTTCACGTATTAATCTGGTAGCTTCAAACCCGTCCATTTCCGGCATATGTACATCCATAAAGATAAGATCATATTTATGTTGCTGCGACGATTTAACGGCTTCTCTCCCGTTATTCACAATATCTGCTTCAAATCCCATTTTATTTAGCATCATTAAAAGCAGTTTTTGATTCGGTATATTGTCTTCTGCAACGAGAATATGTATGCTGCGCTTCTTATCTTCAGCAATAGTAAAGCGTGTAATAATTCGTCTTTGATCAGGCTCAATTTTGCCCTCATGTATTACTGAGAGTAAACAATCATAAAGTTGGGAGCCTTTTGCAGGTTTTGTAAGAAAAGCTGAAAAGCCTATTTCTTTCATCCTGTTTACATCACCTCTTTTGCCGAACGATGTGAGCATAATCAATATTGTTTCACTGAGATTTATATCATTTTTTATCATCCTCCCCAGAGTCTCTCCGTCTCTTTCTGGCATATTCATATCTAATATTGCAATTGTAAAAGGATCGTTTTGTTTTATGCCATGAAAAAGCATGTCTAATGCCTCTCCTGCTCCTCCAGCTTTATCATATTTAAATCCCCAAAAATCAAGCATTTTACTTAAGACATAACAATTTGTCTTATTGTCATCTACAATGAGGATACGCTGATTGGTTTTGTCTATGGGCGTATGAAATGTTTCGGGTACGGTTTTTGATTGTTTTTCAAAAATAGCAGTGAACCAGAAGGTTGAACCTTTTCCATCCTCACTTTTTACGCCAATTTTGCCCCCCATCATCTCTACAAGGTTTTTTGATATTGCAAGACCAAGACCTGTGCCTCCATACTTCCGTGTTATCGACGAATCTATTTGAGAAAAAGATTTAAAAAGTTTCTGCAACTTGTCTTCAGGTATACCGGGGCCCGTATCAGTTATTGAGAAACTGGGTGCTACATTCACCTCATTTTCATATGCAAGGCCTACCATAACAGATACTGCACCTTTTTCTGTAAACTTTATAGAATTACCAATGATATTAAGTAAAATCTGTCGAAGCCTCCCAGGATCACCACGAAGCAAAGACGGGACATCAGGATTGATAAAACATACCAATTCCAGGCCTTTTTCATTTGCTTTAACTGCAAGTGTGTCTATTGTGTCCTCTATGGTAATATGTAAATCAAAATCAATTTTTTCAAAATCCATCTTTCCGGCTTCAATTTTAGAAAAATCCAATATATCATTAATAATATTAAGTAAGGCATTCGCAGATGTTTTTGTTATTTCAAGAAGTTCTCTCTGTCCCTGTGTAAGTTCGGTGTCCAGTATTAAATTTGTCATACCAATAATGGCATTCATGGGGGTTCGTATCTCATGACTCATATTAGCAAGAAAGTCTGATTTTGCCTTATTTGCAGCATTAGAATCTTCCATTGCTTTTTTCATTACCTCTTCAGCTTGTTTTTGCTCGGTAATATCAATTACAACCCCGACGATGCCTGCAAGCACACCATCTGAATTTGTAAATGTGGCTTTTTTTGTTATAATTTCTCTATTTATTCCCTTTTGATCTGCATAATTCAACCTATAAGTTTTTTGTCCAGGATTGTTGATAAGTTCCATATCAGAGGCAAAATGTAGGGATACTTCTTCATATGTATAATTTAGCTCCATTAATGTTTTGCCAATTAGTTCCTCTCTTGTAATACCCCTGTATTGCTCAAATGCTTTGTTGCAACCGAGATATAGACCATTTATATCTTTGTAAAAGATAGGGTTCGGTACATCATCGATAAGGGTTTGCAGAAAGTTTATTTGTTCGCTTAATTTGTCTTCAGTCTTTTTCCTTTCAGTTATATCTCTGAGAAAAGCAAGTGATGCCGGTTCGTTATTATATATAGTTTTTACTGCAGAAACTTCTATATATATAATTTTATCTTCTTTTGTAATTCCCTTAAATTCATAACTTAATGGAACTGAACGACCACTTTGCCACCGTCTGTTTAATGCCGAAACCCTTTCTCTGTCATCAGAGTGAATAGTTATGGCAATATCTTTGCCAATCACTTCTTCCGGTGAACCATATTCAAACATATCAAGATATTTTTTGTTTACATATTGCAGTCTGTCTCCCTTTACCAGGGCAATTCCATCATTCGAATTTTCTATGGCTGTCTTGTACCATTTTTCCTCAATCCCCGTAGAGCTTTTATTATCCTGTTGAGCAATAAATTCTGAATAAGTATCTTGTTTGTTTTCGTCCATATCCTTATCCCGGAAGATAACAAATGTTTTCTTTTCTCATATAAACATTGATTTCATGAAATAAGTCCTATGGTTGGAAAACCTTATTGGAAGACTCATGTTTTGGTTAGATTCGGTTATATAAATTTTCATTCAATTGTGGTCCCCATATAACGTTAATGAAAATAAACACTGACCGATTTTATTACACGGCTTAGCAGGTTAAAAAATTATGGGGATATTGGGGAACAAATCGTTCCCCTATTTTAATTCACACCGTGATTTAAGGTTAGCCCACTCTTTTGTAACTCGCTCCTGTATTTTTGCAATCTGCTCGTCGTTTAGATGCTTGAATCTACCCTGCCCTTTAATATATTCTTTAACAGATTTTAATGGTTCAGGGCTATGAGTAATTTTATATTGACCATTCTCAACTTCATACAACGGGAAAACACCTGTTCTTACGGCTAATTTTCCATATTCTATTGCAAGATCTGTAGGTATCCTCCAACCTGTAGGGCACACTGAAAGTATATGTAAATATGATGGACCTTCTGCCATGCGGGCTTTTTTTACCTTGCTGAAAAGATCAAAGGGGTATGAAGGACATGCGGTTGCCACATAAGGAATATTGTGTGCGACTGCAATTTTAGCCATATCCTTTTTCCATGTTGCTTGTCCTATGCTCTTCTTGCCAGGCGGGCTTGTTGTAGTTGAAGCACCGTATGGTGTAGCCGATGAACGTTGAATGCCTGTATTCATATAAGCTTCATTATCCAGGCACATGTATGTAAATTTGTGTCCTCTCTCCAAGGCACCGGAGAGAGCCTGTAGTCCTATATCGCTTGTTCCACCGTCACCTGCCATAGCAACAACACGAATATCTTCTCTTGGAATCTTGTTCTTTTCCATTAAAATTCTCAACGCTCCTTCAATACCGGATGCAACAGCAGCAGCATTTTCAAAAGCAACATGAATCCAGGGGAGCGTCCAGTTAGTTGTGGGCAGCGGAGTAGAAATAATCTCCATACAGCCAGTTGCCATTACAATTATTGTATTCTTTCCAAACACCTTAAGGGCAAGCCTTACAGCCAGTATTTCAGCACATCCCTGACATGCTCTGTGACCTGAGACGGCAAATTCTTCTTCGGGATTATCTGTATAAAGTTCAATGCTTTTCTGTCTCATCCTCTCACCCCTATAACTTTAAAATTTTTATCTCTGACAGGTACTGTACTCTCTTCATGAGCTGTTCCATTAAAAATATCAGTAAAACTTTCGGGAAGAACATCCCTGCCACCGAGTCCTACAATATAGTTATCCATTTGTACATTCATGTTATGTACACACATAAGCGAAGCAATTTCCTGATATAAAGGACCGTTGGCAGCGCCTGCAGGCATTACCCGTTCAATTACAGCAATTCTTTTTTTGTCTTTTAGGACTGAAAGAAGCTCATCTGATGGAAATGGCCGAAAAAGCCGTAATTGTACAAGCCCTGCGTTCTTTCCTCCTTCTTTCAGCTCATCGATGGCAGTTTTTATATTCTCTCCGATAGAACCGAGGGCAATAAAGACAAAGTCAGCATTATCTGTATTATATGTTTCAACAGGCTTATACTGACGCGCAAATTGCTTCCCAAATTCATCCATTGCTTTTTTTATTACTTCTTTAGAATTGATAATCGCCATTTCCTGGGCATATTTTGCCTCTGTGTATAATTCCGGCATTGCATAAGCCCCCATTGTCACAGGTTTATTAGGATGTAATGTATATAGAGGATTATATGGAGGGAGAAACTTATCAACCATCATCTGTGAAGGAAGTTCAATAGGTTCAATTACGTGGCTTAGTGAAAATCCGTCTAAATTTACCATTACGGGCAGTAGCACTCCTCTATCTTCAGCTATCCTGAAAGCCATAATGATCATATCGACCACTTCTTGACCGTTTTCACAAAATAGCATGATCCATCCGCTATCACGTGCTGCCATAACATCCGAATGGTCACCCCATATAGACAGAGGTGAAGATAACGCACGATTTACTGTAGCCATAACGATGGGAAGTCTCATACCCGACGCAATAAAAAGTATTTCATGCATCAACTCTAATCCCTGGGCGCTAGTAGAGGTAAAGGTCCGAGCGCCTGCAGCAGAGGAACCGCAGCAAGCTGACATTGCTGAATGTTCTGATTCAACATTGATATACACCGCATCTAATTCTCCATTAGCAACAATCTCAGAGAGGTGCTCCACAATGTGTGTTTGAGGGGTAATAGGATAAGCGGCTATTACTTCAACCCTCGCAAGTTTTGCCGCAATTGATGCTGCTATTGATACTTCAATACCTTTTTTCATCTTTCTTCCTCCACCATCTTGATTGCACCAGGCTTACACTCCTTTGCACAGATACCGCAGCCCTTGCAATAATCAAGGTTTGATAAGTAAAACCCTTCGCTTGTCTTATAGACCGTCGCATCAGGACAGTAGAGCCAACATAAGCCGCACTTAATACATTTTTCATTGTTCCATACAGGTTTAAATGAACGCCAGTCGCCTGTCTTATATTCCTTTGCATTTCCAACCTCTTCAATAACGCACCCGACATTCAACTCATGCCATTTATATTCTTCCATTGGTTTAGCCATTCTAGCCTCCTCAAGCATATTCTATAATATTATGGAAATTTTCTTAAAAAAAATTAAATGTGAAGTTATTAACAAACTCATTAAATAATCTTTAACAGCTATTCTATATATTTCTATTATAATAATCAAAATATTTCAATATAAATTTATTTCTAGAATTTTATAAGGTATTTGGCTTAGTTTGCATCATGCGTATTTGCAAACTATAAAGAAAAATGTGTTTTCAATAATCAATTCAAACCATTACATCCAATAATTCGTATAAATAAAAGTAGTAAACATTTAAACATTGTGAATTAATTAGCATACTTTTTAAATTGTATACATAATCAGAAATGTATTGACAAAAAAACTGCAGGATATTTAAATATAAAGAAAAGGAGGTTTTCATATGCCTATATACATAATGATAAGCACTCTGACTGATGAAGGGAGAAAAACAATAAAAAACCACCCTGAGCGAATTGAAGAAGTCAACAGGGAAATAGAAAACATGGGAGCAAAAGTCCTTGCCCAATATGCGTTGCTCGGACCATATGATTTTATCACTATACTTGATGCGCCCAGTAATGAGGCAGTATCAAAAATATCTATTGACCTTGGTTCCAGGGGAACTATACAAATAACTACCCTTCCAGCATTACTTGTTGATGAATTTATAGATGGAATGATGAAATAGACTTTATCTTTGCTAACCAACTGTCAATGCAGTCTTTTCTCTGATGGTTCACGGTTAAAGCTAAAGCTAACTAACATAAATAAAAAACAATATGCTTACATATAAAAAAGCCGGTGTTGATGTAACAAAATCTGAAAACCTTATTGAAGGTTTAAAAGAAAAAATTCATAGTACCTTCAATCCTTTCGTGTTGAATTCAATTGGCGGATTTGCATCTCTAACAGAAATACCACGAGGTTATCAAAATCCTGTGCTTGCAACATCAACAGATGGTGTGGGAACAAAACTGAAAATTGCATTTCAAAGCGGAAAACATGACACTGTCGGGATAGATCTGGTTGCCATGTGTGCCAATGATATATTGACAGTAGGTGCTCAGCCATTCTTTTTTTTAGATTACTATGCCTGTGGGATTGTTCAGGAAGCTGTATATAAAAATGTCCTATCCGGTATATGTGAGGGATGTGTACAGGCTGGATGTGCCCTTATAGGTGGAGAAACCGCTGAAATGCCCTCCTTTTACAGCGATAATGAATACGACCTTGCAGGTTTTGTTGTGGGCTTTGTTGAAAAAGAAAAAATTATTGATGGTTCAAAAATAATTGATGGGAACGTTGTAATAGCGCTACCATCGAGTGGTTTGCATAGCAACGGCTTCTCATTGGTGAGAAAAGTTTTTTTTGATGTACATAATTTTCTAGTTACTGATTATATAAAAGGAATTAACAGTATGCTTTATGAAGAGCTACTTAAACCAACAAAGATTTACGTTAAAGCTGTACAAAATATTCTTGAATCATTCAATATAAACGGAATGGCACATATTACAGGCGGTGGTCTGCCGGGAAATATTAAAAGGATTGTGCCAGATGGACTTACTGCAAGAATAAAACTTTCAAACGCTGAAATCCCACATATTTTCAAACTTTTAATGGAATTAGGAGATGTCAGTTTTGAAGAGATGTGTTCCACATTCAACATGGGTATTGGCTATATAATAATTGCTGATAAGAATGATGAACAGGGAATTATTAATAAACTTATGGATTCCGGAGAAAAGGCGTTCAAAATTGGATATATAAATAAAGCATCTGATAATGAAAAGGTTTATGTTTCTTTAACCGATCGCTGATAAACGAAAAATTAATTAGAAATAAAATAATTCAAATTAGGACACTGCCTATACTACCATGCCCTTGACAAAGCATACTACTATCGGTTAATCTAACTAAAAGGGCCCATAGCTCAGTTGGAAGAGCCACCGGCTCATAACCGGTAGGCCCCTGGTTCGAGCCCAGGTGGGCCCAAATAAAAATAAAAATTATGAATATCACAATAAAGATAATTTTGATGGGGTGCGCCATAATGTGCACCCCTTTTAATTTTTGGAGGGTGAAAATTGGAGCAAGAATTAAGAATAATCTATGAAGCACAGCAAATTGATACACAGATAGCCGAAAATGAAAGGAAAACTCATTCAGTTCCAAAAACAATAGAGGAGTTGGATAACGAAATAGATGAATTAAAAAATAAGATTGAAAAAGAGAAAGTTGTTGCTCAAGAGTTGGAAAAAGAGAAAAATAAAAAGGAAAAAGATCTTGATGTTGAAAAAGATAAAATAAAAAAATTTGAATCAAAACTTCATGAAATTAAAACAAATAAAGAATATCAAGCATTACTTAAGGAAATTGAAACAGTAAAAGAAACAAATGATAGAACCGAAGAAGAAGTTTTGGTATTAATGGATAAGATTGAAGAATTAAAAAAAGACTATGAAACATCAGAAAAATACCTTAAAAGCAGAAAAGTTGAAGTAGAAAAAGAAAAAAACAGGTTAAAAGCAGAATTAGATGTTATTGAAAAAACTATTCATGAATTTAAAGAAGCAAGAAATAAGCTTCTCAGTGCTGTTAGCGATAATTTGAGAGCTACATATAACACACTTATAGAAAAAAGAAGCGGTACAGCAGTTGTAAACCTGAAGAATGGTGTTTGTCTCGGGTGTTTTATGAATATACCACCACAATTATTTATTGAAGCAACAAAAAATAGACAGCTTATTCTTTGCCCAAGCTGCAATAGGATTTTTTACTTCTTAGAAGACGAATAATGGAATGGCATATTTATGTAGATGGAGCATCTTCCGGCAATCCAGGTGAATCAGGTGCAGGGATCGTAGCATTTAATGAAAACGGACAAGAGTTGTTCAGAGACAGTATATATCTCGGTCATATGACTAACAATATGGCAGAATATGAAGCTTTTGTGCGTGCGCTTCAAAAAGCCTATCAATCATCAGTTGAAAACTTATATATTTATACTGATTCATTGCTTATTGCAAACCAGATTACAGGTAAGTACAAAATAAAGAATCAAGAATTGATGAAATATGCTGAAGCAGCAAGGATTATTATAAAATATTTTAATAATTTTAATTTAAAATATATACCAAGAGAAAAAAATGCAATAGCAGACAAACTTGCAAAACATGCTGCATGCAAAAAAGGGGTAGACGGGTAATCGCAGGTTTTAAATCTGAGGAAAGTCCGGGCATCAAAGGGCAGGATGGTCCTTAACAAGGACTGGGGGTAACCCTAAGGAAAGTGCCACAGAAAATATACCACTTCGGTTTTTTTAACGAAGCAAGGGTGAAAAGGCGAGGTAAGAGCTCACCAGTTCCGTGGTGACACGGAAGCTTGGTAAACCCCATCCGATGCAAGGCCAAAAAGGGGGCTGTCAAAATCTGACAGCAAGGATTGCCCTTCCTCTAACCCAGGTAGGCCGCAAGAGATTCAGGGCAACCCGAATCCAAGAGAAATGATTGCCTGCTGATTTATCAGCAACAGAACTCGGCTTATAGTCTACCCCTTTTAATTATATAAAAAATTCAATTAAGGAAAACACCGGCTGGAACTGTAAAAAACTCAAAAGTAGTTGAT
This DNA window, taken from Pseudomonadota bacterium, encodes the following:
- a CDS encoding 4Fe-4S binding protein; protein product: MAKPMEEYKWHELNVGCVIEEVGNAKEYKTGDWRSFKPVWNNEKCIKCGLCWLYCPDATVYKTSEGFYLSNLDYCKGCGICAKECKPGAIKMVEEER
- the porB gene encoding pyruvate synthase subunit PorB; amino-acid sequence: MRQKSIELYTDNPEEEFAVSGHRACQGCAEILAVRLALKVFGKNTIIVMATGCMEIISTPLPTTNWTLPWIHVAFENAAAVASGIEGALRILMEKNKIPREDIRVVAMAGDGGTSDIGLQALSGALERGHKFTYMCLDNEAYMNTGIQRSSATPYGASTTTSPPGKKSIGQATWKKDMAKIAVAHNIPYVATACPSYPFDLFSKVKKARMAEGPSYLHILSVCPTGWRIPTDLAIEYGKLAVRTGVFPLYEVENGQYKITHSPEPLKSVKEYIKGQGRFKHLNDEQIAKIQERVTKEWANLKSRCELK
- the motA gene encoding flagellar motor stator protein MotA: MFAIIGIAVVFCSVIGGYVMHHGPLLVLYQPSEFIIIGGAAIGALLISAPSKLLSLIVKKLIGTLKGSKISKQTFLELLKLLYELSMIIRKEGLIALESHVERPAESAVFSKYIAFLNEFHLLLFITDTLRLVVMGGVAPYEIEMIMDADIELHHEEGLKPSAILQKIGDALPGLGIVAAVLGIVITMQAINGPPEIIGQKVAAALVGTFLGIFLSYGLIQPLATNIELSTQDESSIFNVAKSGLICAAKGLNPIVAVEFARRAISNDFRPTFQEMEEYVKGVK
- a CDS encoding C4-type zinc ribbon domain-containing protein → MEQELRIIYEAQQIDTQIAENERKTHSVPKTIEELDNEIDELKNKIEKEKVVAQELEKEKNKKEKDLDVEKDKIKKFESKLHEIKTNKEYQALLKEIETVKETNDRTEEEVLVLMDKIEELKKDYETSEKYLKSRKVEVEKEKNRLKAELDVIEKTIHEFKEARNKLLSAVSDNLRATYNTLIEKRSGTAVVNLKNGVCLGCFMNIPPQLFIEATKNRQLILCPSCNRIFYFLEDE
- a CDS encoding GYD domain-containing protein; the encoded protein is MPIYIMISTLTDEGRKTIKNHPERIEEVNREIENMGAKVLAQYALLGPYDFITILDAPSNEAVSKISIDLGSRGTIQITTLPALLVDEFIDGMMK
- a CDS encoding response regulator, which codes for MDENKQDTYSEFIAQQDNKSSTGIEEKWYKTAIENSNDGIALVKGDRLQYVNKKYLDMFEYGSPEEVIGKDIAITIHSDDRERVSALNRRWQSGRSVPLSYEFKGITKEDKIIYIEVSAVKTIYNNEPASLAFLRDITERKKTEDKLSEQINFLQTLIDDVPNPIFYKDINGLYLGCNKAFEQYRGITREELIGKTLMELNYTYEEVSLHFASDMELINNPGQKTYRLNYADQKGINREIITKKATFTNSDGVLAGIVGVVIDITEQKQAEEVMKKAMEDSNAANKAKSDFLANMSHEIRTPMNAIIGMTNLILDTELTQGQRELLEITKTSANALLNIINDILDFSKIEAGKMDFEKIDFDLHITIEDTIDTLAVKANEKGLELVCFINPDVPSLLRGDPGRLRQILLNIIGNSIKFTEKGAVSVMVGLAYENEVNVAPSFSITDTGPGIPEDKLQKLFKSFSQIDSSITRKYGGTGLGLAISKNLVEMMGGKIGVKSEDGKGSTFWFTAIFEKQSKTVPETFHTPIDKTNQRILIVDDNKTNCYVLSKMLDFWGFKYDKAGGAGEALDMLFHGIKQNDPFTIAILDMNMPERDGETLGRMIKNDINLSETILIMLTSFGKRGDVNRMKEIGFSAFLTKPAKGSQLYDCLLSVIHEGKIEPDQRRIITRFTIAEDKKRSIHILVAEDNIPNQKLLLMMLNKMGFEADIVNNGREAVKSSQQHKYDLIFMDVHMPEMDGFEATRLIREKEKIIGRHTHIVAMTADAMYGDKERCIKAGMDDYISKPVFPEKIIEAIEKVVFNKEEEHMEKMPVFNNAVFDMDALMKRLGIDEKLVKEIMDVYLSDTPIQLSRLRECFEKGDIILIQRCAHSIKGASANFCVGTINKTAQDIELAAKQSNLEMIKPLIDTIENQFIELKDVLTEVKLS
- the porA gene encoding pyruvate ferredoxin oxidoreductase yields the protein MKKGIEVSIAASIAAKLARVEVIAAYPITPQTHIVEHLSEIVANGELDAVYINVESEHSAMSACCGSSAAGARTFTSTSAQGLELMHEILFIASGMRLPIVMATVNRALSSPLSIWGDHSDVMAARDSGWIMLFCENGQEVVDMIIMAFRIAEDRGVLLPVMVNLDGFSLSHVIEPIELPSQMMVDKFLPPYNPLYTLHPNKPVTMGAYAMPELYTEAKYAQEMAIINSKEVIKKAMDEFGKQFARQYKPVETYNTDNADFVFIALGSIGENIKTAIDELKEGGKNAGLVQLRLFRPFPSDELLSVLKDKKRIAVIERVMPAGAANGPLYQEIASLMCVHNMNVQMDNYIVGLGGRDVLPESFTDIFNGTAHEESTVPVRDKNFKVIGVRG
- the purM gene encoding phosphoribosylformylglycinamidine cyclo-ligase, translating into MLTYKKAGVDVTKSENLIEGLKEKIHSTFNPFVLNSIGGFASLTEIPRGYQNPVLATSTDGVGTKLKIAFQSGKHDTVGIDLVAMCANDILTVGAQPFFFLDYYACGIVQEAVYKNVLSGICEGCVQAGCALIGGETAEMPSFYSDNEYDLAGFVVGFVEKEKIIDGSKIIDGNVVIALPSSGLHSNGFSLVRKVFFDVHNFLVTDYIKGINSMLYEELLKPTKIYVKAVQNILESFNINGMAHITGGGLPGNIKRIVPDGLTARIKLSNAEIPHIFKLLMELGDVSFEEMCSTFNMGIGYIIIADKNDEQGIINKLMDSGEKAFKIGYINKASDNEKVYVSLTDR
- a CDS encoding OmpA family protein, giving the protein MSDEKSNAPIRIVIKKKGHGGAHGGAWKVAYADFVTAMMALFIVLWILGQSNPVKEAISMYFTNPNVFTGGKGILPGSEGTSSKLDLSTKVEVAKKDKTQLEMEMLAAEGKKIEGIVSSTPVFEKFIDKMQISVSKDGMKIELIEDSKGLFFDVGSAKVKPETIKLLKMMATEIGKLPNKVIIEGYTDARPYVTHGYSNWELSADRANAARKLLDENGLRKDQVSEIRGYADRNLKQPDKPLDYINRRVNIIVAIAKQPVSESKSQNAPANPLNENKPQNIPPNPGNEKK